In Luteitalea sp. TBR-22, one genomic interval encodes:
- a CDS encoding class I adenylate-forming enzyme family protein, with protein sequence MSLLSLYDLSLLGRPDTPALEFDAGGVRRAFTFGDLEARSNRWAHLLAARGVAPGDLLAFCLPNRPAVIDLWIAAIKRGVILVPINVLYRGREIGHILADAAPRAVVTTADRVGDFAGLPVWDVDVVEAEAGTHPAERVAVRADAATPAALVYTSGTTGVAKGAVLTQGNFAANALALLAAWDITHADRYLAALPLFHVHGLGNGVQCWLASGCHMRLVERFEHDKAVGWFEEYRPTLFFGVPTMYVRLLETPAAQAQAIGARMRLFVSGSAPLPAQVLEAFAARFGHVILERYGMTETLMNVSNPLVGERRPGTVGLPLPMTAVRILDDGGAPVGTDETGELWVQGPNVCAGYWNRPEATAAAFVDGWFRTGDLGCRAADGYITLQGRRSDLIIAGGFNIYPREIEEVLTTLPGVREAAVVGVPDAVRGEVPVAYLVGQGIDTSAVEAALRAQVASFKVPRAFVVVDALPRTALGKVQKHLLPPVDTRR encoded by the coding sequence ATGTCGCTGCTGAGCCTATACGACCTGTCGCTCCTCGGACGCCCCGACACGCCGGCTCTCGAGTTCGATGCCGGCGGCGTCCGACGCGCCTTCACGTTCGGCGACCTCGAGGCGCGCAGCAACCGATGGGCCCACCTGCTGGCCGCCCGCGGCGTGGCCCCTGGCGATCTGCTGGCGTTCTGCCTCCCCAATCGACCCGCGGTCATCGACCTGTGGATCGCCGCGATCAAGCGCGGCGTCATCCTGGTGCCGATCAACGTGCTCTACCGCGGCCGCGAGATCGGCCACATCCTCGCCGACGCGGCGCCGCGCGCCGTCGTGACCACCGCCGATCGCGTCGGCGACTTCGCGGGCCTGCCGGTGTGGGATGTGGATGTGGTCGAGGCCGAGGCCGGCACCCATCCCGCCGAGCGAGTCGCCGTGCGTGCCGACGCGGCGACGCCGGCGGCGCTCGTCTACACGTCGGGGACGACGGGCGTCGCCAAGGGCGCGGTGCTCACCCAGGGCAACTTCGCCGCCAACGCGCTCGCGCTGCTCGCGGCCTGGGACATCACCCACGCCGACCGGTATCTGGCCGCGCTGCCGCTGTTCCACGTCCACGGCCTCGGCAACGGCGTGCAGTGCTGGCTGGCCAGCGGCTGTCACATGCGACTCGTGGAGCGCTTCGAGCACGACAAGGCCGTCGGCTGGTTCGAGGAGTACCGGCCGACGCTCTTCTTCGGCGTGCCGACCATGTACGTGCGGCTGCTCGAGACGCCGGCGGCGCAGGCGCAGGCCATTGGCGCGCGGATGCGCCTTTTCGTCTCGGGCTCGGCGCCACTGCCTGCGCAGGTCCTCGAGGCGTTCGCGGCGCGCTTCGGTCACGTCATCCTGGAGCGTTACGGCATGACCGAGACGCTGATGAACGTCAGCAACCCGCTGGTGGGGGAACGCCGACCGGGCACCGTGGGCCTGCCGTTGCCGATGACGGCCGTGCGCATCCTCGACGACGGCGGCGCGCCGGTCGGCACCGACGAGACCGGCGAACTCTGGGTGCAGGGGCCGAACGTCTGCGCGGGGTACTGGAATCGACCCGAAGCGACCGCCGCGGCCTTCGTCGACGGCTGGTTTCGCACGGGCGACCTCGGGTGCCGCGCGGCCGACGGCTACATCACGCTGCAGGGCCGCCGCAGCGATCTCATCATCGCCGGCGGCTTCAACATCTACCCGCGCGAAATCGAGGAAGTGCTCACGACCCTCCCCGGCGTACGCGAGGCCGCCGTCGTCGGCGTGCCCGACGCGGTGCGTGGCGAGGTGCCGGTGGCGTACCTGGTGGGCCAGGGCATCGACACGTCGGCCGTCGAGGCCGCCCTGCGCGCGCAGGTGGCCTCCTTCAAGGTGCCGCGAGCGTTCGTCGTTGTCGACGCCTTGCCGCGGACGGCGCTCGGCAAGGTGCAGAAGCACCTGCTCCCGCCAGTGGACACGCGCCGATGA